A genomic region of Glycine max cultivar Williams 82 chromosome 15, Glycine_max_v4.0, whole genome shotgun sequence contains the following coding sequences:
- the LOC100809924 gene encoding glutaredoxin-C9 has protein sequence MHQAIPYRTSILTGTCDMAHAGGIKEFNLANPSNVAAMVSESAVVIIGKRGCCMCHVVKRLLQGLGVNPPVYEVDEDHEAAVARHLFPQGAETVQFPAVFLAGKLFGGLERVMATHISGELIPILKDAGALWL, from the coding sequence ATGCACCAAGCCATTCCCTACCGAACCTCCATCCTGACCGGAACATGTGACATGGCACACGCCGGAGGAATCAAAGAATTCAACCTCGCCAATCCATCCAACGTTGCCGCAATGGTTTCGGAGAGCGCAGTGGTAATCATTGGGAAACGGGGGTGCTGCATGTGCCACGTGGTCAAAAGGTTGTTGCAAGGTCTGGGAGTGAACCCTCCCGTGTACGAGGTCGACGAGGACCACGAAGCCGCCGTTGCTCGCCACCTGTTCCCGCAGGGCGCCGAAACGGTGCAGTTTCCGGCGGTGTTCCTCGCCGGCAAGTTGTTCGGAGGGTTGGAAAGAGTTATGGCAACTCATATCTCAGGTGAGTTGATTCCCATCTTGAAGGATGCTGGTGCTTTGTGGCTCTGA
- the LOC102668281 gene encoding MLO-like protein 6 isoform X3: MMPRNKMCRAVSLLSREGVREQQYFIFYLARCHVVSSFLTFGLGLAKIRRSESWEGETRTLEYQFAYDPRRYQLTGQTPFGKRHLNYWSNNSVMYWPVCLVRQFYRSVPRVDYFTLRHGFIMAHFSEESNFDFQKYIERALEKDFGVVVGLRWWIWIFSVLYIFFNANARFCSAAFYSHFWQPFIPLMVRIA, from the exons atgatgccaagaaACAAAATGTGCAGAGCAG TATCATTATTGTCGAGGGAAGGTGTAAGAGAGCAGCAATACTTCATCTTTTATCTGGCTAGGTGTCATGTTGTTTCCAGCTTCCTCACCTTTGGTCTTGGATTGGCGAAG ATTAGGCGTTCGGAGTCTTGGGAAGGAGAAACTAGAACATTGGAATATCAGTTTGCATATG ATCCACGGAGGTATCAGCTCACTGGTCAGACACCATTTGGAAAGCGGCATCTTAACTATTGGAGTAACAATTCTGTAATGTATTGGCCA GTCTGTCTTGTTAGACAATTTTATAGATCTGTCCCCAGGGTTGATTACTTCACTCTTAGACATGGATTCATCATG GCTCATTTTTCAGAAGAAAGTAACTTTGATTTCCAAAAATATATAGAACGGGCTCTGGAGAAAGATTTTGGAGTTGTCGTGGGATTACG CTGGTGGATTTGGATCTTCTCTGTACTTTACATATTCTTCAATGCAAATG cccGTTTTTGTTCTGCAGCATTCTACAGCCATTTCTGGCAGCCTTTTATTCCGCTAATGGTCAGAATAGCTTA
- the LOC102668281 gene encoding MLO-like protein 2 isoform X4, translating into MLFPASSPLVLDWRSDRPWKHMQIRRSESWEGETRTLEYQFAYDPRRYQLTGQTPFGKRHLNYWSNNSVMYWPVCLVRQFYRSVPRVDYFTLRHGFIMAHFSEESNFDFQKYIERALEKDFGVVVGLRWWIWIFSVLYIFFNANARFCSAAFYSHFWQPFIPLMVRIA; encoded by the exons ATGTTGTTTCCAGCTTCCTCACCTTTGGTCTTGGATTGGCGAAG TGACCGTCCTTGGAAGCATATGCAGATTAGGCGTTCGGAGTCTTGGGAAGGAGAAACTAGAACATTGGAATATCAGTTTGCATATG ATCCACGGAGGTATCAGCTCACTGGTCAGACACCATTTGGAAAGCGGCATCTTAACTATTGGAGTAACAATTCTGTAATGTATTGGCCA GTCTGTCTTGTTAGACAATTTTATAGATCTGTCCCCAGGGTTGATTACTTCACTCTTAGACATGGATTCATCATG GCTCATTTTTCAGAAGAAAGTAACTTTGATTTCCAAAAATATATAGAACGGGCTCTGGAGAAAGATTTTGGAGTTGTCGTGGGATTACG CTGGTGGATTTGGATCTTCTCTGTACTTTACATATTCTTCAATGCAAATG cccGTTTTTGTTCTGCAGCATTCTACAGCCATTTCTGGCAGCCTTTTATTCCGCTAATGGTCAGAATAGCTTA
- the LOC102668281 gene encoding MLO-like protein 2 isoform X2, translating into MLLGFTSLLLTVSEKSIANICIPKGAGETLIPCASITFDDAKKQNVQSSDRPWKHMQIRRSESWEGETRTLEYQFAYDPRRYQLTGQTPFGKRHLNYWSNNSVMYWPVCLVRQFYRSVPRVDYFTLRHGFIMAHFSEESNFDFQKYIERALEKDFGVVVGLRWWIWIFSVLYIFFNANARFCSAAFYSHFWQPFIPLMVL; encoded by the exons ATGCTTCTGGGTTTCACATCTCTGCTGCTAACGGTGagcgaaaaatcaattgcaAATATTTGCATTCCAAAGGGTGCAGGCGAAACTCTTATTCCCTGTGCAAGCATAacttttgatgatgccaagaaACAAAATGTGCAGAGCAG TGACCGTCCTTGGAAGCATATGCAGATTAGGCGTTCGGAGTCTTGGGAAGGAGAAACTAGAACATTGGAATATCAGTTTGCATATG ATCCACGGAGGTATCAGCTCACTGGTCAGACACCATTTGGAAAGCGGCATCTTAACTATTGGAGTAACAATTCTGTAATGTATTGGCCA GTCTGTCTTGTTAGACAATTTTATAGATCTGTCCCCAGGGTTGATTACTTCACTCTTAGACATGGATTCATCATG GCTCATTTTTCAGAAGAAAGTAACTTTGATTTCCAAAAATATATAGAACGGGCTCTGGAGAAAGATTTTGGAGTTGTCGTGGGATTACG CTGGTGGATTTGGATCTTCTCTGTACTTTACATATTCTTCAATGCAAATG cccGTTTTTGTTCTGCAGCATTCTACAGCCATTTCTGGCAGCCTTTTATTCCGCTAATG GTGCTTTAA
- the LOC102668281 gene encoding MLO-like protein 2 isoform X1, whose protein sequence is MLLGFTSLLLTVSEKSIANICIPKGAGETLIPCASITFDDAKKQNVQSSDRPWKHMQIRRSESWEGETRTLEYQFAYDPRRYQLTGQTPFGKRHLNYWSNNSVMYWPVCLVRQFYRSVPRVDYFTLRHGFIMAHFSEESNFDFQKYIERALEKDFGVVVGLRWWIWIFSVLYIFFNANARFCSAAFYSHFWQPFIPLMVRIA, encoded by the exons ATGCTTCTGGGTTTCACATCTCTGCTGCTAACGGTGagcgaaaaatcaattgcaAATATTTGCATTCCAAAGGGTGCAGGCGAAACTCTTATTCCCTGTGCAAGCATAacttttgatgatgccaagaaACAAAATGTGCAGAGCAG TGACCGTCCTTGGAAGCATATGCAGATTAGGCGTTCGGAGTCTTGGGAAGGAGAAACTAGAACATTGGAATATCAGTTTGCATATG ATCCACGGAGGTATCAGCTCACTGGTCAGACACCATTTGGAAAGCGGCATCTTAACTATTGGAGTAACAATTCTGTAATGTATTGGCCA GTCTGTCTTGTTAGACAATTTTATAGATCTGTCCCCAGGGTTGATTACTTCACTCTTAGACATGGATTCATCATG GCTCATTTTTCAGAAGAAAGTAACTTTGATTTCCAAAAATATATAGAACGGGCTCTGGAGAAAGATTTTGGAGTTGTCGTGGGATTACG CTGGTGGATTTGGATCTTCTCTGTACTTTACATATTCTTCAATGCAAATG cccGTTTTTGTTCTGCAGCATTCTACAGCCATTTCTGGCAGCCTTTTATTCCGCTAATGGTCAGAATAGCTTA